In Populus trichocarpa isolate Nisqually-1 chromosome 12, P.trichocarpa_v4.1, whole genome shotgun sequence, a genomic segment contains:
- the LOC7484426 gene encoding uncharacterized protein LOC7484426 isoform X2 yields the protein MNSSRQGSYATFPSRPLSWSKGVKLKPHVMTLQMFGRTNMCFSVKRSLLLSAGAFALGPKVKLLRISAFKGSAQNDESGGRKNGSKVSKNYVKLSYVPKESGETIINSSKVHTIPVSYTSEANNRIAGSPAINKLFKKWLSMLRTQSPSQVADEILEGPPPSEELQQAQNSTQNKERVEIVKLVWCRFLILDATIKIPILTFIPLVLAINVIYGAGVSKELTPLWILGPLIVAIYIKLFQGLWALYVFSFRQTVKLIKNVPAYYLVASGYIRQGKLKDDMQVHVLQPVLHIKNLDRKEFSRKKTKELQEWLTEKYLDYVESIWPYYCRAIRFLKKANLI from the exons ATGAATTCAAGTCGACAG GGTTCTTATGCAACATTTCCTTCAAGGCCTTTATCATGGAGCAAAGGGGTGAAGTTGAAGCCACATGTAATGACACTTCAGATGTTTGGGAGAACAAATATGTGTTTCTCAGTAAAACGCAGTCTTCTTTTAAG TGCAGGGGCTTTTGCTCTTGGACCCAAAGTGAAGCTTTTGAGAATTTCAGCATTTAAGGGTAGTGCACAAAATGATGAATCAGGAGGCAGAAAGAATGGATCCAAAGTTTccaaaaattatgttaaacTTTCTTATGTGCCAAAAGAAAGTGGGGAGACCataatcaactcttcaaaggTGCACACTATTCCAGTTTCCTATACTTCTGAAGCAAATAACAGAATCGCAGGATCTCCtgctattaataaattattcaagaaatgGCTGAGCATGTTGCGCACGCAGTCACCAAGTCAAGTTGCAGATGAGATTCTGGAAGGACCTCCTCCAAGTGAAGAATTGCAACAAGCTCAAAATTCCACCCAAAATAAGGAAAGAGTTGAGATTGTAAAGTTGGTTTGGTGTCGCTTCCTGATTCTGGATGCAACAATAAAGATACCCATACTAACATT CATCCCTTTGGTCCTGGCCATCAATGTGATATATGGAGCTGGAGTGTCAAAAGAATTGACTCCATTGTGGATTTTGGGGCCCCTGATTGTTGCCATCTACATCAAGTTATTCCAGGGCTTGTGGGCTCTCTATGTCTTCAGCTTTAGGCAGACagttaaattaatcaagaatgTACCTGCCTACTACCTTGTCGCCTCTGGCTATATCAGACAGGGGAAGCTCAAAGACGACATGCAAGTTCATGTGTTGCAACCTGTGCTACACATAAAGAACTTAGACCGCAAagagttttcaagaaaaaagacgAAGGAATTGCAAGAGTGGTTGACGGAGAAGTACCTAGATTATGTGGAATCTATATGGCCCTACTATTGTAGGGCAATCAGGTTTTTAAAGAAGGCTAATCtgatttaa
- the LOC7484427 gene encoding uncharacterized protein LOC7484427 isoform X1: MAVKVASSSFSCIATPLSSPFKLRRSSQLSLSERPYNGLHYKLRNADVHSCHFIDDLPKLKGKFPRRQHIIFAASQDQSQYSEIKPDASEEEDDHPTAEALPTTSSSINHFPGTDGKPGLISFYNRPYKMVDEVIISNVQRNPSSLLWFIGPAVLVASFIFPSLYLRKILSAVFEDSLLTDFLILFFTEALFYCGVAVFLLLIDHLRRPVEPLSSVNNNRTLAPHLGQRISSVAALVLSLIIPMVTMGLVWPWTGPAASATLAPYLVGIVVQFAFEQYARYRKSPSWPVIPIIFQVYRLHQLNRAAQLVTALSFTVRGAEMTSHNLEISSSLGTLLNVLQFLGVICIWSLSSFLMKFFPPAARTAE, from the exons ATGGCTGTCAAAGttgcttcttcttcattttcttgcaTTGCCACTCCactttcttctccttttaaaCTAAGGAGAAGCTCCCAG CTGAGCTTGTCAGAAAGACCATATAATGGACTACATTATAAGCTTAGAAATGCTGATG TTCACTCGTGCCACTTCATAGATGATCTAccaaaattaaagggaaaatttCCCAGAAGGCAACATATTATCTTTGCAGCCTCTCAAGATCAGTCACAGTACAGTGAGATCAAACCAGATGcatcagaagaagaagatgaccaTCCTACTGCTGAAGCTCTCCCTACTACTAGCAGTTCAATTAATCATTTCCCAGGAACTGATGGGAAACCtggtttaatttcattttataatcGCCCATATAAAATGGTGGATGAAGTCATTATATCTAATGTGCAAAGGAATCCAAGCAGTCTATTATGGTTCATTGGTCCTGCTGTCCTTGTAGCCTCTTTCATTTTCCCTTCGCTTTATTTACGCAAAATACTCTCTGCAGTATTCGAGGACTCTTTGCTTACAG ATTTCCTCATATTGTTCTTCACGGAAGCTCTTTTCTACTGTGGTGTTGCTGTTTTTCTTCTGCTAATAGACCATTTAAGGAGGCCAGTGGAACCATTATCTTCTGTAAACAATAACAGAACCCTGGCTCCCCATTTGGGACAGCGAATCTCTTCTGTAGCTGCCTTGGTACTTAGTCTTATAATTCCCATGGTTACAATGGGCTTGGTCTGGCCGTGGACTGGCCCTGCAGCTTCCGCAACTCTTGCTCCATACCTGGTTGGTATCGTAGTACAATTTGCATTTGAGCAGTATGCAAGATACCGGAAGTCACCTTCTTGGCCTGTCATTCCAATCATCTTTCAA GTTTATAGATTGCATCAACTGAATAGAGCCGCACAACTGGTGACAGCCCTGTCATTCACAGTGAGAGGAGCTGAAATGACCTCACACAATTTGGAGATAAGCAGCTCTTTAGGCACACTTTTGAATGTCCTTCAATTCCTTGGGGTCATCTGCATTTGGTCGCTGTCAAGCTTCCTCATGAAATTTTTCCCACCAGCTGCCAGGACTGCAGAGTGA
- the LOC7484428 gene encoding LRR receptor-like serine/threonine-protein kinase GSO1 produces the protein MGSAQMCNLVLFLAILHAVLAVSPGEDNSAESYWLLRIKSELVDPVGVLDNWSPRAHMCSWNGLTCSLDQTHVLGMNLSGSGLSGSISHELWHLTSLQILDLSSNSLTGSIPSELGKLQNLQMLLLYANSLSGKIPEEIGLLKNLQVLRVGDNLLSGEITPSIGNLTQLRVLGLAYCQFNGSIPSGIGNLKHLVSLDLQKNSLDGHIPEEIHGCEELQNLAALNNKLEGDIPASIGMLRSLQILNLANNSLSGSIPVELGQLSNLTYLSLLGNRLSGRIPSQLNQLVQLETLDLSVNNFSGAISLFNAQLKNLRTLVLSNNDLTGSIPSNFCLSNSSKLQQLFLSRNSLSGKFQLDLLNCRSLQQLDLSDNNFEGGLPSGLEKLEHLTDLLLNNNSFSGNLPSEIGNMSNLETLILFDNMITGRLPPEIGKLQRLSTIYLYDNQMSGGIPRELTNCTSMTKIDFFGNHFTGSIPATIGKLKNLNMLQLRQNDLSGPIPPSLGYCKRLQIMALADNKISGTLPETFRFLTELNKITLYNNSFEGPLPASLFLLKNLKIINFSHNRFSGSISPLLGSNSLTALDLTNNSFSGPIPSELTQSRNLSRLRLAHNHLSGEIPSEFGSLTKLNFFDLSFNNLTGEVPPQLSNCKKIQHFLLNNNQLAGTMPPWLGSLEELGELDFSFNNFHGNIPAELGNCSGLLKLSLHSNKLSGNIPQEIGNLTSLNVLNLQRNNLSGLIPSTIQECEKIFELRLSENFLTGSIPPELGKLTELQVILDLSENSFSGEIPSSLGNLMKLEGLNLSLNHLQGEVPFSLTKLTSLHMLNLSNNDLQGQLPSTFSGFPLSSFLGNDKLCGPPLVSCLESAGQEKRGLSNTAVVGIIVAIVFTSSLICLVMLYMIVRIWCNWRQVTISSMDAGGTEQRREEEKSEYGDKEKRRNGEYWKVNSMALVPSQDKQSPRTCIFHFKMDTEITGNTLV, from the coding sequence ATGGGCAGCGCTCAAATGTGTAATTTGGTGCTGTTTCTGGCAATACTTCATGCTGTTCTTGCTGTTAGTCCTGGTGAAGATAATTCAGCAGAATCCTACTGGCTTCTGAGAATCAAATCAGAACTAGTTGATCCTGTTGGGGTTCTTGATAACTGGTCTCCAAGAGCTCATATGTGCAGCTGGAATGGACTTACATGTTCCCTTGATCAAACTCATGTTCTGGGCATGAACTTGTCAGGCTCAGGACTATCCGGTTCCATTTCACACGAGCTCTGGCATCTTACATCACTTCAAATACTCGACTTGTCTTCGAATTCTCTTACTGGCTCAATTCCTTCTGAGCTTGGAAAGCTTCAAAATTTGCAGATGCTGCTCCTCTATGCAAATTCTCTCTCTGGTAAAATTCCTGAAGAGATAGGCCTTTTGAAGAACTTGCAAGTTCTTAGGGTAGGAGATAACTTGTTATCAGGTGAGATTACACCAAGTATAGGCAACTTGACTCAGTTGAGAGTGTTGGGTCTTGCCTACTGCCAATTTAATGGAAGCATTCCTTCTGGGATTGGTAATTTGAAGCATCTCGTATCTCTTGACTTGCAGAAGAACAGTCTCGATGGCCACATACCAGAAGAGATTCATGGCTGTGAAGAGCTTCAAAATCTCGCAGCATTAAACAACAAGCTTGAGGGAGATATCCCTGCTTCAATAGGGATGCTTAGATCGCTGCAAATATTGAACTTAGCCAATAACAGCCTTTCAGGTTCAATTCCAGTTGAGCTAGGCCAGCTCTCCAACTTGACGTACTTGAGTTTACTTGGAAATAGATTGAGTGGCCGGATTCCTTCACAGCTTAACCAGTTGGTTCAGCTTGAGACACTTGACTTGTCAGTAAATAATTTCTCAGGAGCCATTAGCCTCTTCAATGCCCAATTGAAGAATCTTAGAACTTTAGTTCTGTCTAATAATGATTTGACAGGTAGCATCCCAAGCAACTTCTGCCTCAGCAATTCATCGAAACTGCAACAACTTTTTCTGTCTCGAAATAGTCTCTCTGGCAAGTTCCAATTGGATCTTCTCAACTGCCGCTCGCTCCAACAATTAGACCTCTCTGATAACAATTTTGAAGGAGGGTTGCCGTCTGGCCTCGAGAAACTAGAGCACCTCACAGATCTTCTGCTCAATAATAACAGCTTCAGTGGAAATTTACCTTCAGAAATCGGAAACATGAGTAACTTGGaaactttaattctttttgaCAACATGATCACAGGGAGACTCCCACCAGAAATTGGCAAGTTGCAGAGGTTGAGTACCATCTATCTCTATGACAACCAGATGTCAGGAGGAATACCAAGAGAGTTAACAAACTGCACAAGCATGacaaaaattgatttctttggAAATCACTTTACGGGATCGATTCCTGCAACAATAGGGAAGCTTAAGAATCTGAACATGCTTCAACTGAGACAGAATGACTTGTCAGGTCCAATCCCACCGAGCTTGGGCTACTGCAAAAGGCTTCAGATCATGGCGTTGGCAGATAACAAGATCTCAGGAACCTTGCCAGAAACATTCAGATTCCTTACAGAACTGAACAAGATAACTCTTTACAACAACTCCTTTGAAGGTCCTCTTCCCGCATCCCTCTTTCTTCTCAAAAACctcaaaatcatcaatttttCACACAACAGGTTTAGCGGCAGCATTTCTCCCCTCTTGGGTTCAAATTCTCTTACTGCTTTAGACCTAACCAACAATAGCTTCTCTGGTCCCATTCCTTCTGAACTAACCCAGTCAAGAAATCTAAGCCGTCTCCGTCTTGCTCACAATCATCTTTCTGGAGAAATTCCTAGTGAGTTTGGCTCACTCACCAAGCTCAACTTCTTTGATTTGTCATTCAACAACCTCACAGGAGAAGTGCCACCTCAGCTTTCAAACTGTAAAAAGATCCAACACTTCCTACTTAACAATAACCAGCTTGCAGGCACCATGCCTCCTTGGTTAGGGAGCTTAGAAGAACTTGGAGAACTAGATTTTTCATTCAATAACTTCCATGGAAATATACCTGCTGAGCTTGGCAACTGTTCAGGATTACTCAAGCTTTCTCTTCATAGCAACAAACTCTCAGGCAACATACCGCAGGAGATAGGAAACCTTACTTCTCTCAATGTCCTTAATCTTCAGAGAAACAATCTTTCAGGCTTGATCCCTTCAACAATCCAGGAGTGCGAGAAAATCTTTGAACTGAGGCTCTCAGAGAATTTCCTGACTGGTTCTATACCACCTGAGCTAGGAAAGCTGACCGAGTTGCAAGTGATCTTGGACCTGAGTGAAAATTCTTTCTCTGGTGAGATTCCATCTTCTCTTGGAAATCTGATGAAGTTAGAGGGATTGAACCTATCTCTAAATCACCTCCAAGGAGAAGTACCTTTTTCACTTACAAAGCTGACCAGCCTTCACATGCTAAACCTGTCAAATAATGATCTCCAGGGCCAACTTCCTTCCACCTTTTCGGGATTCCCACTTAGCTCCTTCCTGGGCAATGACAAGCTATGCGGCCCACCATTAGTATCATGCTTGGAATCAGCGGGTCAAGAAAAAAGGGGGCTTTCAAACACTGCTGTTGTTGGTATTATAGTGGCCATTGTCTTTACTTCTTCTTTAATATGCTTGGTGATGCTTTATATGATAGTAAGAATCTGGTGTAATTGGAGACAAGTTACGATTTCGAGCATGGACGCTGGGGGCACTGaacaaagaagagaagaagaaaaatcggAGTATGGAGacaaggagaagagaaggaatgGCGAGTACTGGAAGGTGAATTCCATGGCATTGGTTCCTTCACAAGATAAGCAAAGTCCTAGAACATGCATATTCCATTTCAAAATGGATACAGAAATCACAGGGAATACATTGGTTTGA
- the LOC7484426 gene encoding uncharacterized protein LOC7484426 isoform X3, with product MALVTHQMQGSYATFPSRPLSWSKGVKLKPHVMTLQMFGRTNMCFSVKRSLLLSAGAFALGPKVKLLRISAFKGSAQNDESGGRKNGSKVSKNYVKLSYVPKESGETIINSSKSPSQVADEILEGPPPSEELQQAQNSTQNKERVEIVKLVWCRFLILDATIKIPILTFIPLVLAINVIYGAGVSKELTPLWILGPLIVAIYIKLFQGLWALYVFSFRQTVKLIKNVPAYYLVASGYIRQGKLKDDMQVHVLQPVLHIKNLDRKEFSRKKTKELQEWLTEKYLDYVESIWPYYCRAIRFLKKANLI from the exons ATGGCATTGGTGACCCATCAGATGCAG GGTTCTTATGCAACATTTCCTTCAAGGCCTTTATCATGGAGCAAAGGGGTGAAGTTGAAGCCACATGTAATGACACTTCAGATGTTTGGGAGAACAAATATGTGTTTCTCAGTAAAACGCAGTCTTCTTTTAAG TGCAGGGGCTTTTGCTCTTGGACCCAAAGTGAAGCTTTTGAGAATTTCAGCATTTAAGGGTAGTGCACAAAATGATGAATCAGGAGGCAGAAAGAATGGATCCAAAGTTTccaaaaattatgttaaacTTTCTTATGTGCCAAAAGAAAGTGGGGAGACCataatcaactcttcaaag TCACCAAGTCAAGTTGCAGATGAGATTCTGGAAGGACCTCCTCCAAGTGAAGAATTGCAACAAGCTCAAAATTCCACCCAAAATAAGGAAAGAGTTGAGATTGTAAAGTTGGTTTGGTGTCGCTTCCTGATTCTGGATGCAACAATAAAGATACCCATACTAACATT CATCCCTTTGGTCCTGGCCATCAATGTGATATATGGAGCTGGAGTGTCAAAAGAATTGACTCCATTGTGGATTTTGGGGCCCCTGATTGTTGCCATCTACATCAAGTTATTCCAGGGCTTGTGGGCTCTCTATGTCTTCAGCTTTAGGCAGACagttaaattaatcaagaatgTACCTGCCTACTACCTTGTCGCCTCTGGCTATATCAGACAGGGGAAGCTCAAAGACGACATGCAAGTTCATGTGTTGCAACCTGTGCTACACATAAAGAACTTAGACCGCAAagagttttcaagaaaaaagacgAAGGAATTGCAAGAGTGGTTGACGGAGAAGTACCTAGATTATGTGGAATCTATATGGCCCTACTATTGTAGGGCAATCAGGTTTTTAAAGAAGGCTAATCtgatttaa
- the LOC7484426 gene encoding uncharacterized protein LOC7484426 isoform X1 yields the protein MALVTHQMQGSYATFPSRPLSWSKGVKLKPHVMTLQMFGRTNMCFSVKRSLLLSAGAFALGPKVKLLRISAFKGSAQNDESGGRKNGSKVSKNYVKLSYVPKESGETIINSSKVHTIPVSYTSEANNRIAGSPAINKLFKKWLSMLRTQSPSQVADEILEGPPPSEELQQAQNSTQNKERVEIVKLVWCRFLILDATIKIPILTFIPLVLAINVIYGAGVSKELTPLWILGPLIVAIYIKLFQGLWALYVFSFRQTVKLIKNVPAYYLVASGYIRQGKLKDDMQVHVLQPVLHIKNLDRKEFSRKKTKELQEWLTEKYLDYVESIWPYYCRAIRFLKKANLI from the exons ATGGCATTGGTGACCCATCAGATGCAG GGTTCTTATGCAACATTTCCTTCAAGGCCTTTATCATGGAGCAAAGGGGTGAAGTTGAAGCCACATGTAATGACACTTCAGATGTTTGGGAGAACAAATATGTGTTTCTCAGTAAAACGCAGTCTTCTTTTAAG TGCAGGGGCTTTTGCTCTTGGACCCAAAGTGAAGCTTTTGAGAATTTCAGCATTTAAGGGTAGTGCACAAAATGATGAATCAGGAGGCAGAAAGAATGGATCCAAAGTTTccaaaaattatgttaaacTTTCTTATGTGCCAAAAGAAAGTGGGGAGACCataatcaactcttcaaaggTGCACACTATTCCAGTTTCCTATACTTCTGAAGCAAATAACAGAATCGCAGGATCTCCtgctattaataaattattcaagaaatgGCTGAGCATGTTGCGCACGCAGTCACCAAGTCAAGTTGCAGATGAGATTCTGGAAGGACCTCCTCCAAGTGAAGAATTGCAACAAGCTCAAAATTCCACCCAAAATAAGGAAAGAGTTGAGATTGTAAAGTTGGTTTGGTGTCGCTTCCTGATTCTGGATGCAACAATAAAGATACCCATACTAACATT CATCCCTTTGGTCCTGGCCATCAATGTGATATATGGAGCTGGAGTGTCAAAAGAATTGACTCCATTGTGGATTTTGGGGCCCCTGATTGTTGCCATCTACATCAAGTTATTCCAGGGCTTGTGGGCTCTCTATGTCTTCAGCTTTAGGCAGACagttaaattaatcaagaatgTACCTGCCTACTACCTTGTCGCCTCTGGCTATATCAGACAGGGGAAGCTCAAAGACGACATGCAAGTTCATGTGTTGCAACCTGTGCTACACATAAAGAACTTAGACCGCAAagagttttcaagaaaaaagacgAAGGAATTGCAAGAGTGGTTGACGGAGAAGTACCTAGATTATGTGGAATCTATATGGCCCTACTATTGTAGGGCAATCAGGTTTTTAAAGAAGGCTAATCtgatttaa
- the LOC7484427 gene encoding uncharacterized protein LOC7484427 isoform X2, whose protein sequence is MAVKVASSSFSCIATPLSSPFKLRRSSQLSLSERPYNGLHYKLRNADDDLPKLKGKFPRRQHIIFAASQDQSQYSEIKPDASEEEDDHPTAEALPTTSSSINHFPGTDGKPGLISFYNRPYKMVDEVIISNVQRNPSSLLWFIGPAVLVASFIFPSLYLRKILSAVFEDSLLTDFLILFFTEALFYCGVAVFLLLIDHLRRPVEPLSSVNNNRTLAPHLGQRISSVAALVLSLIIPMVTMGLVWPWTGPAASATLAPYLVGIVVQFAFEQYARYRKSPSWPVIPIIFQVYRLHQLNRAAQLVTALSFTVRGAEMTSHNLEISSSLGTLLNVLQFLGVICIWSLSSFLMKFFPPAARTAE, encoded by the exons ATGGCTGTCAAAGttgcttcttcttcattttcttgcaTTGCCACTCCactttcttctccttttaaaCTAAGGAGAAGCTCCCAG CTGAGCTTGTCAGAAAGACCATATAATGGACTACATTATAAGCTTAGAAATGCTGATG ATGATCTAccaaaattaaagggaaaatttCCCAGAAGGCAACATATTATCTTTGCAGCCTCTCAAGATCAGTCACAGTACAGTGAGATCAAACCAGATGcatcagaagaagaagatgaccaTCCTACTGCTGAAGCTCTCCCTACTACTAGCAGTTCAATTAATCATTTCCCAGGAACTGATGGGAAACCtggtttaatttcattttataatcGCCCATATAAAATGGTGGATGAAGTCATTATATCTAATGTGCAAAGGAATCCAAGCAGTCTATTATGGTTCATTGGTCCTGCTGTCCTTGTAGCCTCTTTCATTTTCCCTTCGCTTTATTTACGCAAAATACTCTCTGCAGTATTCGAGGACTCTTTGCTTACAG ATTTCCTCATATTGTTCTTCACGGAAGCTCTTTTCTACTGTGGTGTTGCTGTTTTTCTTCTGCTAATAGACCATTTAAGGAGGCCAGTGGAACCATTATCTTCTGTAAACAATAACAGAACCCTGGCTCCCCATTTGGGACAGCGAATCTCTTCTGTAGCTGCCTTGGTACTTAGTCTTATAATTCCCATGGTTACAATGGGCTTGGTCTGGCCGTGGACTGGCCCTGCAGCTTCCGCAACTCTTGCTCCATACCTGGTTGGTATCGTAGTACAATTTGCATTTGAGCAGTATGCAAGATACCGGAAGTCACCTTCTTGGCCTGTCATTCCAATCATCTTTCAA GTTTATAGATTGCATCAACTGAATAGAGCCGCACAACTGGTGACAGCCCTGTCATTCACAGTGAGAGGAGCTGAAATGACCTCACACAATTTGGAGATAAGCAGCTCTTTAGGCACACTTTTGAATGTCCTTCAATTCCTTGGGGTCATCTGCATTTGGTCGCTGTCAAGCTTCCTCATGAAATTTTTCCCACCAGCTGCCAGGACTGCAGAGTGA